Below is a genomic region from Glaciihabitans sp. INWT7.
TCGATGTCGGCAGCGCTCAAGACCCTCGCGCAGATCATCGAACCAGGTCAGCGCTCCATCGCGATTCTCGGCGAGATGACCGCTCTCGGCGAGTACTCCGACGAAGAGCACGACCGCATCGGGCGCCTCGTCGTCCGCCTCAACATCCAGAAGCTCATCGTGGTCGGCCACGGTGCCAGGCACATTCACAACGCCGCGGGCCTCGAGGGTTCGTGGGACGGGGAGTCCATGCTCGTCGCGAATGCCGACGAGGCCTATGAGCACCTGAGGGGCGACCTGCGCGCGGGCGATGTCGTGCTGGTGAAATCGTCGAAGTCCGCCAATCTCCGCTTCCTCGGTGACCGTCTCGGCGGGGTGCCCGCGTGATCGCGCTCCTCACCGCGGGCGGCGTCAGTATGGTGTTCACCCTGCTGCTGACCCCGGTGTTCGCGAAGGCGTTCCGGCGGCTGAAGCTCGGACAGTTCTACCGGGCGGACACTCCGACCGCGCACGTGATGAAGCGCGGAACGCCGTCGATGGGCGGAATCGTCTTCATCACCGCGTCGATAGTGGGCTATTTCGTCGGGCATCTCGTCGGCGGAGACTCGGTAGCCGGCACCGGCATCCTGGTGCTCGCGATGATGGCGGGCCTCGGCCTGATCGGCTTCCTCGACGACTACCTCAAGGTCAAGCGCCAGAACAGCGTGGGGCTCGCCGGCTGGTACAAGATCGTCGGTACGGTGATCGTGGCGATCGTGTTCGGCATCATCGCCATCGTCTACCGGGATGCGAACAACCGCACACCGGCCTCGACGGCGATCTCCTTCGTGCGCGACCTCAACTTCAACTTCGTCGTGGTGTTCGGAGCGACCTTCGGGATCATCCTCTTCATCGCCTGGATCGTGCTGATCACGACGGCGACCACCAATGCGGTGAATCTCGCCGACGGGCTCGATGGCCTCGCCGCCGGGTCGTCCATCTTCGCCATCGGCTCGTACATCATCATCGGCTTCTGGCAGTCGAACCAGTCCTGCTTCAGTTCGACGATCGCGGAGAGCGGCAACCTCTTCAAGTGCTACACCGTGTCTCGTCCGCTCGACATCGCGGTGGTCGCGGCCGCGATCGTCGGCTCGCTCATCGGATTCCTCTGGTGGAATACGGCTCCGGCGCAGATCCACATGGGCGACACCGGATCGTTCGGCCTCGGCGGGGCTCTCGCGGCCCTCGCGATCCTCTCCCGCACCGAGCTGCTTCTCGTGCTGATCGGCGGACTCTTCCTCGTGATCACCGGGCAGGTGATCGTGCAGCGCATCTACTTCAAGGCCACCCGCGGCAAACGGATCTGGCGCGCGAGTCCGCTGCATCACCACTTCGAGATGAAGGGCTGGGCGGAGGTCACGATCGTCGTGCGGTTCTGGATCATCTCCGGCCTCTTCGTGGCCGCCGGTGTCGGCACCTTCTACCTCGAATGGCTCTCGCGGGTTCCCTGATGTCACGAACTGCGGATGATGTGGCCGGTCTCACCGGATGGAACGCAGACTGGGCGGGGCTGCGGGTCGCCGTGCTCGGTCTGGGGATGACCGGATTCTCGGTCGCCGACACTCTTGCAGAGCTCGGGGCCGAGATTGTCGTGCTGGCCGATCGTGCCGATGGCGAGATCTCCGACCTGCTCGACGTGATCGGGGTGCGCCTCGCCGTGACCGACCTCGAAACGGAGCTCGAAACCTTCGCCCCGGAGCTCGTGGTGGTCTCGCCCGGCTTCGCCCCCTCGCATCCGCTCGTCGCGTGGTCGACCGCAGCTGGTGTGCCGGTGTGGGGGGATGTCGAGCTCGCCTGGCGACTGCGCGATCGTTCGGGTCGCGTGGCCGAATGGATCGCCATCACCGGCACCAACGGCAAGACGACGACGACGCAACTCACCAGAGCGATGCTCGTCGCGGGCGGCAAGCGGGCGATCGCCTGCGGCAACGTCGGCGTGCCCGTGCTCGACGCCGTGCGCGACCCGATCGGCTTCGATACCCTGGTCGTCGAACTCTCCAGCTTCCAGCTGCACTACCTGCAGTCCATGTCTCCGTGGTCTAGCGTGTGCCTCAACGTGGCGGACGACCACCTCGATTGGCACGGTTCGGCCGCGGCCTATCGCGCAGCCAAAGGCAGCGTCTACGAACGCACCAGGGTCGCCTGCGTCTACAACCTGGAAGACGACACCACACGAGAACTCGTCGAGGAGGCGGAGGTGGTGGACGGATGCCGCGCGATCGGCTTCGGTCGCGGCCTTCCCGGCCCGAGCGACGTCGGCCTCGTCGACGAGATCGTTGTGGACCGCGCCTTCCTGGCCGACCGCTGGCGCTCGGCCACCGAGATCACGACTGTGCACGAACTCGAGACCGTGGGTCTCGGCTCGCCCCACATGATCGCGAACGTGCTCGCCGCATCCGCCCTCGCCCGATCATTCGATGTATCGCCTGCCGACATCCGCACGGCGCTGCGAGCCTTCCGCATGGACCATCACCGCACCGAGACGATCCTCGACCGCGACGGCATCCGGTGGGTCAACGACTCAAAGGCGACGAACCCGCACGCGGCTCAGGCAGCGCTCGAATCCTTCGACTCCGTGGTCTGGGTGGTCGGCGGACTGCTCAAGGGAGTGGATGTCACCGAACTGGTGTCGGCGAACCGGGCCCGACTGCGCGCCGTCGTGCTGATCGGTGCCGATCGTTCCGCGCTTCGCGACGCGTTCCTGCGACACGCGCCATCGCTGCCCGTGTTCGAGGTCGACACCGCCGACACTAAAGAGGTGATGCCGACAGTCGTGAGACTGGCGGTCGCGGTCGCCCGGCCCGGGGACACAGTCCTTCTCGCTCCGGCGGCCGCATCCATGGACCAGTTCACCGACTACGCCGACCGGGGCAACCGGTTCGCAGACGCGGTGCGCGAGGCAGACACAGCACGAGATGCAGGCGGAGAGGGCACGAATGACCACGAGCCCCCCGCGACCCCGGGCGAAGACTAGGACAGCGGCGCGCCCCGAGCCCGGTGCCCGTCCGGCCGAACAGAACGAATCCCGCGGCCCCGCCGCCGTTGTCACCGTCAAGCGTCTCTTCGCCGCCGAGACCGGGAGTTACTTCCTCCTTCTCGGAACGACGCTCTTCCTCGTCGTCTTCGGACTGGTGATGGTGCTCTCCTCCTCTGCGGTCGAGTCGTTCAAAGCCAGTGGCGACTTCTTCAACGGCTTCATCCGCCAGGTGCTGTTCGCCGCCATCGGCGTGCCCCTGATGCTCATCGCGGCCCGCCTCCCCGCCTTCTTCTGGAAGAAATGGGCGGGCCGGTTCCTCGTGATCGCCATCGGGCTCCAGCTGCTGGTCTTCGTGCCGCACATCGGCGTCGAGATCAATGGAAACCGCAACTGGATCAACATCGCCGGCTTCACCGCCCAGCCATCGGAGCTCATCAAGGTCGCCCTCGTGCTCTGGCTCGGCAAGTCACTTGCGGGCATGCAGGATCGCCTGGACGACTGGCGGGAGCTCATCAAGCCACTCATCCCGGCGGGGCTCGCGATCGGGCTCGTCGTACTAGGTGGCGACGTCGGCACCGCGATCATCCTGCTCGCGATCGTCTTCGCCACGCTGTTCTTCGCCGGGGTCAGCATGCGGCTCTTCGCGATTCCCCTCGTGGGCATCGTTGTCGCCGGCGCCGCCATCGCGCTCGGTTCCGGCTCCCGGGCATCCCGGATCGCGGCCGTGGTGAACGGCTGCCAGACGGACACCGATCACAACGGACTCTGCTGGCAGACCGTGCACGGCTGGTGGGCGCTGGCCTCCGGTGGGATCTTCGGGGTGGGGCTCGGCAACTCGAAACTGAAATGGTCCTGGCTGCCCGAGGCTGACAACGACTTCATCTTCGCGATCATCGGCGAGGAGCTCGGCCTGATCGGCGCCATCCTCGTGCTGGTGCTGCTCCTCGTGCTCGCGGTCACCTTCGTGCGGATCATCCGGGCGCGCCCTGCTACTGACGCCTTCGCCCGCGTCGCCGTGAGCGCGGTGCTCATCTGGGTGATCGGCCAGGCCTTCGTGAACATCGCGGTTGTGCTGGGGCTGTTACCCGTGCTCGGAGTGCCGCTCCCGTTGATCTCCGCGGGAGGGTCCGCCCTCGTCACCACGCTCCTCGGCATCGGGATCGTGCTGTCCTTCGCCCGTCACGCCCCGGATGCCTCGACGACGACCGCGACCGGCGGTCGCCTGAGGTGACGCGGTATCTCCTCGCCGGTGGGGGAACCGCTGGACACGTGAACCCCCTGCTCGCCGTCGCCGACCGTCTCGTGCTGCGCGACCCGGAAGCGGTCATCCTCGTGCTCGGCACGGCGGAGGGTCTCGAAGCGCGCCTGGTGCCGGCGCGCGGCTATGAGCTCCTTGTCGTCGCCCGGCTGCCGTTCCCGCGCCGCACGAATGCCGATGCGCTGCGGTTTCCGGGCCGGTTCGGCCGGCTTGTCGCAGACATCCGCGCCCTGATCCGTGAGCATCGCATCGATGTCGTGGTGGGCTTCGGCGGCTATGTCTCCGCTCCCGCCTACCTCGCCGCCCGGCGAGAGAACGTCGCCATCGCCATTCACGAGGCGAATGCCCGGCCGGGAATGGCCAACCGGCTCGGGGCCAGACTCACCCGTTTCGTCGGCACCGCTTTCCGCTCAGCTCGTCTGCCGCACGGCCGTTTCGTCGGCATGCCCCTCCGCCGGGAGATCGAGTCGCTCGACCGGCCGGCGGAGCGACGGGAGGCCCTCGAATTCTTCGGACTCTCCTCCTCACGACCGACCCTGCTGGTGACCGGCGGGTCCCAGGGCGCCCAGCACATCAACGAGGTCGTGAACGAGTCGGCGGCGACCATCATCGGGGCCGGATGGCAGATTTTGCACGTCACGGGGGAGCGGTCGATCCTGGAGCCCACGGAGTTGGCTCACTACCTGATGGTGCCCTACTGCGACCGGATGGACCTCGCCCTTGCCGCAGCGGATCTCGCGGTCGCCCGGGCCGGAGCCGCGACGGTGAGCGAGTTCAGCGCCCTCGGGGTGCCGGCCGTGTATGTGCCCCTGGCGATAGGCAACGGCGAGCAGCGGCTCAATGCCCGCGACGTGGTGGATGCCGGAGGAGCCCTCATCGTAGACAACGCCGAGTTCACCCCGCGCTGGGTGCTCGATCACCTTGTGCCTCTGCTCGAGGACCGCGCCGCCATCGCCGCAATGGCCGCGCGCACCCTGCCGGTCGGCGTGCTCGACGGCGCCGACCGAATGGTCGACCTCGTCGGGGATGCCCGCGCCTCCACCGTAGATTTGACCCCGTGATCAAGTCAGACTTCTCCCAGTCCGTGCCCGACGATCTCGGCCGGGTGCACTTCGTGGGCATCGGCGGCGCCGGCATGAGCGGCATCGCCCGTCTCTTCCTCGAGGCCGGTGTGCCGGTCACCGGCTCTGACATCCGTGCGACGGAGACGGTGGAAGCGCTTCGAGCGAGCGGAGTCTCGATCGCCATCGGTCACTCCGCCGCCAACATCGACGGCGCGGACACCCTCATCGTCACCGGGGCGATCGCCGAAGACAATCCCGAATTCCTGGCCGCGCGCGAACGCGGCCTCCCGATAGTCCACCGAGCCCAGGCTCTGGCCTGGCTCACACGAAAGCACCGTGTGGTGGCGATCGCGGGAGCCCACGGTAAGACCACGTCGACGGCGATGATCGTGACGGCGATGCTCGCACTCGAAGCGGATCCGAGTTTCGTCAACGGGGGAGTGATCCGCTCACTCGGTGTCAGCGCCGCCACCGGCACCGGCGAGGTCTTCGTCGTGGAGGCGGACGAATCGGACGGGTCTTTTCTGCTCTACGACACCGCGATCTCGCTCATCACGAACGTCGACCCCGACCACCTCGACCACTACGGCTCGGAGGAGGCCTTCGAGGAGGCCTTCGTCACCTTCGCGCGCAAGGCCTCCGAACGGGTCGTCATCTCGAGTGACGATGCCCGCGCGGTCTCCGTGACCACGCGGCTCGCGGATCGCAGCGTGCTGACCTTCGGGCAGCATGCGGATGCGGACATCCGGCTGCACTCGATCGAGAGCACCGAGACAGTCGCCTTCACCCTGCACTTTGGGGGTGCCGACTACGCGACGCGACTCCGGGTCGCCGGACTGCATAACGCGATCAATGCCGCGGGAGCGTTCGGCGTGCTGGTCTCGCTCGGTGTCGAACCACAGGCCGCGCTCGACGCGATCGCTCTCTTCGAGGGGACGGAGCGACGGTTCGAGTTGCGCGGCACCGTGCGCGGGGTGAGCGTCTACGACGACTTCGCCCACCATCCGACGGAGATCAGGGCCGCCCTCTCCGGCGCGCGGGGAGTGGTCGGGGCCGGGCGCCTGATCCCGATCTTCCAACCCCACCTCTATTCGCGCACGAAACAGATGGCGGCCGAATTCGCCGAGACCTTCGAGTCGCTCGCCGACATCACGATCGTCGTGCCGATCTACGGCGCCCGCCAGGATCCCGAGCCGGGGGTCACCGGAGAGCTCATCACCCGGCTCTTCCGCGACCAGTCGCGCGTGCACTATTTCGACGAGTGGCAGGATGCCGCCGACTTCGCCGCCTCCATCGCGAGCGCGGGCGATTTCGTGATCCCCATGGGCGGCGGCGATGTCTACCGCATCATCCCGCAGCTTCTCGAGACCCTTGCGCTGCCGCCGGGTGAGCCCGAGGGCGAGTCCCGATGAAGAGGCCAGAGGGATTCGATCGCACGCCCGGTTCGACCACCGGAGCCACCCCGCCCCGGCTGCCCGGAACGAAGAAGCCCGCCGCGCCGTCGCCTCCGGCTCAGAGGGCTCCGGCACAAAAGATTCCGGCACAGAACGCTCCGGCACAGAAGGCTCCGGCACAGAACGCTCCAGCGCAGAAGGCTCCAGCACAGAAGTTTTCGGTTCAGAGGCCGATGGTGCCGTCTGCGCCCCCGATTCCGGGGTCCTCGGCCGATCCCGCGGCTGGGAGCGCACCGGGCCGCACGAAGCGGCCAGCGCGCATCAGACGCACGCGCTCCTCCGAACCGCAGCTCGATGCGGCGGCCCGCCACGACCTCAAACGTGCCGAGCGTGCGCGCCGCGCCTACGAGCGCGGGGAGGCGAGACGTTTCACCCGCCGGTCCCGGCGCAGGCGCATCACCTGGCTCGTGAGCGGCCTGTCCCTGCTCCTGGTCGCGGGGTTCGTCACCGGAGCGGTGTATTCCCCGCTGCTCTCGCTGAAGACGATCCGGGTCGAGGGCGCATCCCGGGTGAGTGCGGCCAGCGTCCGCGCCGCCGTCGATGGCCAGATCGGCCGGCCCCTCGCCCTCGTCGACTTCGGTTCGATCACCAGGTCTCTCGGCAAGTTCCCCCTGATCCGCAGCTTCGTCACGGAGACGGTGCCACCCGACACGCTGATCATCCGCATTGCCGAGCGGGCGCCGATCGCGACTCTCGCGACCTCGGATGGATTCTCCGTGGTCGATCCCGCCGGGATCGTCATCGACACCGCTGCAGAGCGGCAGCCCGGCTTGCCGCTCATCGAGCTCGGCTCCGCCACGGAGAAGAGTCCGGCCTTCACCGCGGCGGTCGGTGTGCTTCTCGCCCTTCCGTCCGAACTGTTGAAGAAGGTCGATACGGTCACCGCCCAGACCTCGGATGACGTGACCCTCACCCTCACCGGCGGTCAGTCCGTCGCGTGGGGGAGCGCGGAGCAGTCCGCGCTCAAGGCCAAGGTGCTCGCGGCCGTCATCACCGTGGGCGGCACGACCACGAAGTACGACGTGTCGGCTCCGACTCATCCGGTGCTCGGCGGCAACTGACGCCAATCTCGCCGCGACTTGGCGACACGCTGGACGTCTTCTCGGCAGCATCGCGCCCCGCCCCTTAACTTCGAAACAAGAAACCTATACTGAGCATAACTTTAAGGCTCAGGTAAAGGTTGAAAGTTCCTACCGGAGGCCGGACGTGACAACGAACCAGAACTACCTAGCCGTGATCAAGGTCGTCGGCATAGGCGGCGGCGGAGTCAATGCCGTCAACCGAATGATCGAACTCGGCCTTCGCGGCGTCGAATTCATCGCCATCAACACCGACGCCCAGGCGCTGCTGATGAGCGACGCGGACGTCAAGCTCGACGTCGGACGCGAGCTCACCCGCGGACTCGGCGCCGGCGCCGACCCCGAGGTCGGCCGCCGCGCAGCCGAGGATCACGCGGAAGAGATCGAAGAGGCACTGGCCGGCGCGGACATGGTCTTCGTGACAGCGGGAGAGGGTGGCGGAACCGGCACCGGCGGCGCGCCAGTCGTAGCGCGGATCGCGAAGTCCATCGGAGCGCTCACCATCGGTGTCGTCACGCGACCGTTCGGATTCGAGGGCAAGCGCCGAGCCGCACAGGCAGACGTGGGAGTCGCCGCCCTCAAGCAGGAGGTCGACACCCTCATCGTGGTGCCCAACGATCGCCTCCTCGAGATCAGCGACCGTGGTATCTCGTTCCTCGAAGCGTTCGCCACCGCCGACCAGGTGCTCCTCGCCGGTGTGCAGGGCATCACCGACCTCATCACGACCCCCGGACTCATCAACCTCGACTTCGCCGACGTCAAGTCGGTGATGCAGGGGGCCGGATCGGCGCTCATGGGAATCGGCTCGAGCCGCGGCGCGGATCGGGCCATCAAGGCCGCTGAGCTCGCCGTTGCGAGCCCGCTCCTCGAGGCGTCCATCGATGGAGCCCACGGGGTGCTCCTGTCGATCCAGGGCGGATCAAACCTCGGGATCTTCGAGATCAACGACGCGGCCCGGCTCGTGCAGGAGGCCGTGCACCCCGAGGCCAATATCATCTTCGGTGCGGTGATCGATGACACCCTCGGCGACGAGGTGCGGGTCACGGTCATCGCTGCCGGTTTCGACGGCGGAGAGCCTGTGCTGAAGAAGGAAGAACGTCGCGGCAGCACCGGCGACGTCACGGCCTCCGCGCCTGTCTTCGCTTCAGCGCCCGCCGCCACCGGTGCCATCGAGCCGGAGACGAGCAGCGTGCCCAACTGGGCCG
It encodes:
- the ftsZ gene encoding cell division protein FtsZ codes for the protein MTTNQNYLAVIKVVGIGGGGVNAVNRMIELGLRGVEFIAINTDAQALLMSDADVKLDVGRELTRGLGAGADPEVGRRAAEDHAEEIEEALAGADMVFVTAGEGGGTGTGGAPVVARIAKSIGALTIGVVTRPFGFEGKRRAAQADVGVAALKQEVDTLIVVPNDRLLEISDRGISFLEAFATADQVLLAGVQGITDLITTPGLINLDFADVKSVMQGAGSALMGIGSSRGADRAIKAAELAVASPLLEASIDGAHGVLLSIQGGSNLGIFEINDAARLVQEAVHPEANIIFGAVIDDTLGDEVRVTVIAAGFDGGEPVLKKEERRGSTGDVTASAPVFASAPAATGAIEPETSSVPNWAAEPEVPTAPKDPVFDDGDDDLDVPDFLK
- the murC gene encoding UDP-N-acetylmuramate--L-alanine ligase — translated: MIKSDFSQSVPDDLGRVHFVGIGGAGMSGIARLFLEAGVPVTGSDIRATETVEALRASGVSIAIGHSAANIDGADTLIVTGAIAEDNPEFLAARERGLPIVHRAQALAWLTRKHRVVAIAGAHGKTTSTAMIVTAMLALEADPSFVNGGVIRSLGVSAATGTGEVFVVEADESDGSFLLYDTAISLITNVDPDHLDHYGSEEAFEEAFVTFARKASERVVISSDDARAVSVTTRLADRSVLTFGQHADADIRLHSIESTETVAFTLHFGGADYATRLRVAGLHNAINAAGAFGVLVSLGVEPQAALDAIALFEGTERRFELRGTVRGVSVYDDFAHHPTEIRAALSGARGVVGAGRLIPIFQPHLYSRTKQMAAEFAETFESLADITIVVPIYGARQDPEPGVTGELITRLFRDQSRVHYFDEWQDAADFAASIASAGDFVIPMGGGDVYRIIPQLLETLALPPGEPEGESR
- the murD gene encoding UDP-N-acetylmuramoyl-L-alanine--D-glutamate ligase, producing the protein MSRTADDVAGLTGWNADWAGLRVAVLGLGMTGFSVADTLAELGAEIVVLADRADGEISDLLDVIGVRLAVTDLETELETFAPELVVVSPGFAPSHPLVAWSTAAGVPVWGDVELAWRLRDRSGRVAEWIAITGTNGKTTTTQLTRAMLVAGGKRAIACGNVGVPVLDAVRDPIGFDTLVVELSSFQLHYLQSMSPWSSVCLNVADDHLDWHGSAAAYRAAKGSVYERTRVACVYNLEDDTTRELVEEAEVVDGCRAIGFGRGLPGPSDVGLVDEIVVDRAFLADRWRSATEITTVHELETVGLGSPHMIANVLAASALARSFDVSPADIRTALRAFRMDHHRTETILDRDGIRWVNDSKATNPHAAQAALESFDSVVWVVGGLLKGVDVTELVSANRARLRAVVLIGADRSALRDAFLRHAPSLPVFEVDTADTKEVMPTVVRLAVAVARPGDTVLLAPAAASMDQFTDYADRGNRFADAVREADTARDAGGEGTNDHEPPATPGED
- a CDS encoding FtsQ-type POTRA domain-containing protein yields the protein MPSAPPIPGSSADPAAGSAPGRTKRPARIRRTRSSEPQLDAAARHDLKRAERARRAYERGEARRFTRRSRRRRITWLVSGLSLLLVAGFVTGAVYSPLLSLKTIRVEGASRVSAASVRAAVDGQIGRPLALVDFGSITRSLGKFPLIRSFVTETVPPDTLIIRIAERAPIATLATSDGFSVVDPAGIVIDTAAERQPGLPLIELGSATEKSPAFTAAVGVLLALPSELLKKVDTVTAQTSDDVTLTLTGGQSVAWGSAEQSALKAKVLAAVITVGGTTTKYDVSAPTHPVLGGN
- the mraY gene encoding phospho-N-acetylmuramoyl-pentapeptide-transferase, which produces MIALLTAGGVSMVFTLLLTPVFAKAFRRLKLGQFYRADTPTAHVMKRGTPSMGGIVFITASIVGYFVGHLVGGDSVAGTGILVLAMMAGLGLIGFLDDYLKVKRQNSVGLAGWYKIVGTVIVAIVFGIIAIVYRDANNRTPASTAISFVRDLNFNFVVVFGATFGIILFIAWIVLITTATTNAVNLADGLDGLAAGSSIFAIGSYIIIGFWQSNQSCFSSTIAESGNLFKCYTVSRPLDIAVVAAAIVGSLIGFLWWNTAPAQIHMGDTGSFGLGGALAALAILSRTELLLVLIGGLFLVITGQVIVQRIYFKATRGKRIWRASPLHHHFEMKGWAEVTIVVRFWIISGLFVAAGVGTFYLEWLSRVP
- a CDS encoding glycosyltransferase; translated protein: MTRYLLAGGGTAGHVNPLLAVADRLVLRDPEAVILVLGTAEGLEARLVPARGYELLVVARLPFPRRTNADALRFPGRFGRLVADIRALIREHRIDVVVGFGGYVSAPAYLAARRENVAIAIHEANARPGMANRLGARLTRFVGTAFRSARLPHGRFVGMPLRREIESLDRPAERREALEFFGLSSSRPTLLVTGGSQGAQHINEVVNESAATIIGAGWQILHVTGERSILEPTELAHYLMVPYCDRMDLALAAADLAVARAGAATVSEFSALGVPAVYVPLAIGNGEQRLNARDVVDAGGALIVDNAEFTPRWVLDHLVPLLEDRAAIAAMAARTLPVGVLDGADRMVDLVGDARASTVDLTP
- the ftsW gene encoding putative lipid II flippase FtsW — encoded protein: MTTSPPRPRAKTRTAARPEPGARPAEQNESRGPAAVVTVKRLFAAETGSYFLLLGTTLFLVVFGLVMVLSSSAVESFKASGDFFNGFIRQVLFAAIGVPLMLIAARLPAFFWKKWAGRFLVIAIGLQLLVFVPHIGVEINGNRNWINIAGFTAQPSELIKVALVLWLGKSLAGMQDRLDDWRELIKPLIPAGLAIGLVVLGGDVGTAIILLAIVFATLFFAGVSMRLFAIPLVGIVVAGAAIALGSGSRASRIAAVVNGCQTDTDHNGLCWQTVHGWWALASGGIFGVGLGNSKLKWSWLPEADNDFIFAIIGEELGLIGAILVLVLLLVLAVTFVRIIRARPATDAFARVAVSAVLIWVIGQAFVNIAVVLGLLPVLGVPLPLISAGGSALVTTLLGIGIVLSFARHAPDASTTTATGGRLR